The following are encoded together in the Astyanax mexicanus isolate ESR-SI-001 chromosome 8, AstMex3_surface, whole genome shotgun sequence genome:
- the si:dkey-183c6.8 gene encoding protein O-GlcNAcase, translating into MERRDEFLCGVVEGFYGRPWSMEQRKVLFEWMQRWGLNTYLYGPKDDLKHRLLWREVYSADEEAQLKALVCEAESRGLSFVYALSPGQDIVFSSSSDLTLLKRKLRQVAELGCQAFAILFDDIDHSMCQADTEAFSSFAHAQVSVANEIFRFLGEPPVFLFCPTEYCGSLCSPSVSKSPYLLTVGEDLLPGISVIWTGSKVISRELSADSLVEVQSVLQRPPLVWDNLHANDYDSRRVFLGPFKGRPPGLQANLRGLLLNPNCEFEANYIPLHTLGSWHKAGKEEREGEGHMYCPDRALSAALQDWMNELSQPLQPGRQIRPTEHRSSAHSTKHKPSESSDNQYGAHSRPSCTAGPLPACSSQHRKPTAAGREGGAGPLRSEERANGGHSREKVQGKALCAGKGPLNEVQVRLLVGLYYLPHEHGPPAQSLLQDLTWLKANCNFVSANGNGKKTQPQKVEEWRARAGRFLAACDEIAALHGSVVNSVNRAVLYDLYPYVWDLRNTMLVAKAFISWLEGRVMSESSSLGSWKNCFHWCGASSGAELVGVEAEPWVFKGGLSGEVQMLLPVGTSSELFSHPPPLFPTSRLYNIRPFQHKDKVELYRMVRQLHQRAKGAQDSAMAHPDFIGDRCLGASLALCPEYSFVLEDELGVCGCAVGILDVRSFAKRCQATWLPAMRDKYPTRPHGANGHAATKEALLCFHEEQDYPDSLLYHFPSQLRLEALPELVDCSISRSLLTSLLTALKANGSQGVFCEVHPTDRLRLEFLTKLGFLEILRGEARSTEGLILGRLL; encoded by the exons gATGCAGAGATGGGGTCTCAATACGTATCTCTATGGTCCTAAAGATGACCTGAAGCATCGGCTGCTGTGGAGGGAGGTGTATTCTGCAGATGAGGAAG ccCAGCTGAAAGCTCTGGTGTGTGAGGCAGAGTCGCGTGGTTTAAGTTTTGTCTATGCTCTTTCTCCTGGTCAGGACATCGTCTTCTCCAGCTCCTCTGACCTCACTCTGCTGAAACGCAAACTTCGACAG GTGGCAGAGCTGGGCTGCCAGGCGTTCGCCATCCTGTTCGACGACATCGACCACTCCATGTGCCAAGCTGACACTGAGGCCTTCTCCTCATTCGCTCACGCTCAGGTGTCTGTGGCCAATGAGATCTTCCGTTTCCTGGGGGAACCACCTGTCTTCCTCTTCTGCCCCACAG AGTACTGTGGTTCTCTCTGTTCTCCCAGCGTGTCCAAGTCTCCATATCTGCTGACAGTGGGTGAAGACCTGCTGCCTGGCATCTCTGTCATCTGGACAG GGAGCAAGGTGATCTCGCGGGAGCTGAGTGCTGATTCTCTGGTGGAGGTGCAGTCTGTGCTGCAGCGCCCTCCTCTGGTTTGGGACAATCTCCATGCTAATGATTACGATTCCCGTCGCGTCTTCCTGGGGCCCTTCAAGGGCCGCCCGCCCGGCCTGCAGGCCAACCTCAGGGGTCTACTGCTTAACCCGAACTGCGAGTTTGAAGCCAACTACATCCCTCTGCACACACTGGGGAGCTGGCACAAAGCAGGGAAGGAggagagagaag gtGAAGGACATATGTACTGCCCAGACCGAGCTCTTTCTGCTGCACTACAGGACTGGATGAATGAACTGAGTCAGCCTTTACAGCCTG GTCGGCAGATCAGACCTACAGAGCACAGGTCTTCTGCCCACTCCACCAAACACAAACCTTCTGAAAGCTCAGACAATCAGTACGGTGCCCATTCCAGACCCTCCTGCACAGCGGGGCCTCTCCCTGCCTGCTCCTCTCAACATCGCAAACCCACTGCTGCTGGGAGGGAGGGCGGGGCTGGGCCTTTGCGGAGTGAGGAGCGGGCCAATGGGGGCCACAGCCGGGAGAAGGTGCAGGGAAAGGCTCTGTGTGCTGGTAAGGGTCCTTTGAACGAGGTGCAGGTGCGACTGCTGGTGGGCCTGTACTACTTACCCCATGAACACGGCCCACCAGCCCAGAGCCTGCTGCAGGACCTCACCTGGCTCAAAGCCAACTGCAACTTCGTCAGTGCCAATGGCAATGGCAAGAAGACCCAGCCTCAGAAG gtGGAGGAGTGGCGAGCCAGGGCGGGGCGGTTTCTAGCAGCGTGTGATGAGATTGCAGCGCTGCATGGCAGTGTGGTGAACAGCGTGAACAGGGCTGTGCTATATGATCTTTACCCCTACGTATGGGACCTGAGGAACACCATGCTGGTAGCCAAGGCCTTCATCAGCTGGCtgg AGGGGCGTGTGATGAGTGAAAGTTCTTCACTGGGTTCCTGGAAGAACTGCTTCCACT GGTGTGGAGCATCATCAGGGGCGGAGCTTGTAGGCGTGGAGGCAGAGCCCTGGGTGTTTAAAGGGGGACTTTCTGGAGAAGTACAG atGCTTCTCCCTGTGGGCACCAGCAGTGAGCTGTTTAGTCACCCTCCTCCACTCTTCCCCACCTCTCGCCTCTACAACATACGGCCCTTCCAGCACAAAGACAAG GTGGAGCTGTACCGCATGGTGCGCCAGCTGCATCAGAGGGCTAAAGGTGCTCAGGACTCCGCAATGGCCCATCCAGACTTCATTGGTGACAG ATGCCTGGGTGCCTCGCTGGCCCTCTGCCCGGAGTACAGCTTTGTTCTGGAGGatgagctgggtgtgtgtgggtgtgcggtTGGCATCTTGGACGTGCGCTCCTTTGCCAAGCGATGTCAGGCCACCTGGCTGCCTGCTATGAGGGATAAATACCCCACGCGTCCGCATGGAGCCAACGGACACGCCGCCACAAAG GAGGCACTGCTGTGTTTTCATGAGGAGCAGGATTACCCAGACTCCCTGCTGTACCACTTCCCCTCCCAGCTCCGCCTGGAGGCGCTGCCTGAACTGGTGGACTGCAGCATCAGCAGAAGCCTCCTCACCTCCCTGCTCACAGCACTCAAAGCCAAcg gTTCTCAGGGTGTGTTCTGTGAAGTGCATCCCACAGACCGCCTGAGGCTGGAGTTTCTCACTAAGCTGGGCTTTCTAGAGATCCTGCGGGGGGAAGCGCGCTCCACAGAAGGGCTCATACTGGGCAGACTGCTCTAG